GCCAGAGCTTCTTGGGCTCCGCCAGACACATCGGAACCAGCATGATGTCGGGCGGCAGAGGGAAGAAGGAGCTTTCCGCGAAGGAGACGGCGGACATCCACCAGACGGCGTCCTTGCGGGCGGAGAGCTTGAGAATCCGGTTGTAGAGAGGTTTCAGCATACCGCGCGCGCGGCGCCCTCCCGAAGTGACGGAACCCGAAAACCGGAAACCCTCCCTCCGGGGGTGAACCCGAAGGGAGGGCCGGTCGGTCACCTATATCGTCGTCCGCAACCCGACGGGCAACGGCGGCGATAAGATTTCACGAAAGCTCAACCGAAGGCTCAGCCCTCGGCCTCGACCTCGTCCTTGATCTCCACCGGGCCCGAATCCTGGCCCTTGGCGGCGACGTCGCGGTCGACCAGCTCGATCACGCCCATGGCGGCGGCGTCGCCGTAGCGGAAGCCGGCCTTCAGGACGCGGCTGTAGCCACCCTGGCGGTCCTTGTAGCGGTCGGCCAGAACGGTGAACAGCTTGGTCACCATCGCGTCGTCGCGCAGCTGCGCGAAGGCGAGACGGCGGTTGGCGAGGCCACCCTTCTTGCCGAGCGTGATCAGGCGCTCGACGATCGGGCGCAGATCCTTGGCCTTCGGCAGGGTCGTCTTGATCTGCTCGTGCTTGATCAGGGCGTTCGCCATGTTCGAGAACATGGCCTTGCGGTGGCTGGTGGTCTTGCTGAACTTACGTCCGGAAACGCCGTGACGCATGACGGTCCTCCTTCATGGCGTGGCCCCCCTCGGGGAGCCGGTGGTGAACCCGACCGCCCAGTTTTCGGCTGGTACGGCGCGGGGCGGGCCGGTTATTGCCCTGGGAACTCAGGCCCCCACCCCGGCCCTCCCCCGCTCTCGCGGGAGAGGGAGCTTGTCCCCTCCCTCGCCGAAGGCGGGGGAGGGTCAGGGAAGGGGCAAAAACTTTTGTACGCGCGAGACTTAGTACGGCTCTTCCAGACGCTTGGCCAGCTCTTCGATGTTCTCGGGCGGCCAGTTCGGGATTTCCATACCGAGGTGCAGACCCATCTGGGCCAGCACTTCCTTGATCTCGTTCAGCGACTTGCGGCCGAAGTTCGGGGTGCGGAGCATCTCCGCCTCCGTCTTCTGCACCAGATCGCCGATGTAGACGATGTTGTCGTTCTTGAGGCAGTTGGCCGAACGGACCGACAGTTCCAGCTCGTCCACCTTGCGGAGCAGGTTCTTGTTGAACGGAACCTCCTCGTGCTTCTCCTCGGCGACCGCGTGGGTCGGCTCCTCGAAGTTGATGAACAGCTGCAGTTGGTCCTGGAGGATGCGGGCGGCGAGCGCCACCGCGTCGTCCGGCTTCACGGCGCCGTTGGTCTCGACGACCATCGACAGGCGGTCATAGTCGGTGACCTGCCCGACGCGGGCGTTGTCGACCTTGTAGGAGATCTTGCGGACCGGCGAGAACAGCGCGTCGACCGGGATCAGGCCGATCGGGGCGTCCTCCGGACGGTTCTGGCTGGCCGGGACGTAGCCCTTGCCGGTCTCGACCGTCAGTTCCATGTTCAGACGGGCGCCGGAATCCAGCGTGCAGATCACGAGGTCCGGGTCCATCACCTGGATGTCCGCGCCGGTCTCGATCATGCCGGCCTTCACCTCGCCGGGGCCTTCGGCGCGCAGGCGCATGCGCTTCGGGCCGTCACCGCCCATGCGCAGACCCATCGACTTGATGTTGAGGACGATGTCGGTCACATCCTCGCGCACGCCGGGGATCGAGGAGAACTCGTGCAGCACGCCGTCGATGTGGATCGCCGTCACGGCCGCACCCTGCAGCGAGGAGAGCAGCACGCGGCGCAGCGCGTTGCCGAGCGTCAGACCGAAGCCACGCTCCAGCGGCTCGGCCACGACGGTCGCCACGCGGTCGGCGTCGTCACCGGGCTGGATGTCCAGCTTGTTCGGCTTGATCAGTTCCTGCCAGTTCTTCTGAAGAGCCACGGTATTACCTCATGCCATCGGGGTGGACACACGTCCGCGGGGACCAGCCGTTCCCATCCGATGGCGCCGCGATGGCTGCGGCGCCTGTCCCGGAACGGCGGATCCCCGCGGGTGCGGAGTAGCGATGCTTCTTAGACGCGACGCTTCTTCGGCGGACGGACGCCGTTGTGCGGAATCGGCGTGACGTCGCGGATCGAGGTGATCTGGAAGCCGATCGACTGCAGAGCGCGCAGCGCCGACTCACGCCCCGAACCCGGGCCCTTCACCTCGACCTCGAGGGTCTTCATGCCGTGTTCCTGGGCCTTGCGGCCCGCGTCCTCGGCGGCGACCTGGGCGGCGTAGGGGGTCGACTTGCGCGAACCCTTGAAGCCCATCGTGCCCGACGACGACCAGGCGATGGTGTTGCCCTGCGCGTCGGTGATGGTGATCATCGTGTTGTTGAAGGAGGCGTTCACGTGAGCGACGCCGGCGGTGATGTTCTTACGCTCGCGACGACGAAGACGCTGCGAAGCGGCTGAGGGCTTGGCCATGGTCCGTGCGTCCTCTTACTTCTTCTTGCCGGCGATCGGCTTGGCCGGACCCTTGCGGGTGCGGGCGTTCGTGTGGGTGCGCTGGCCGCGGACCGGCAGGCCCTTGCGGTGACGCAGGCCACGGTAGCAGGCCATGTCCATCAGACGCTTGATGTTCATGGCGACCGAACGGCGCAGGTCGCCCTCGACGCGGTAGTCGGCGTCGATGGTCTCGCGGATCTTGAGGATCTCGTCGTCCGTGAGCTGGTTCACACGGCGCTCCGCCGGGATCTCCAGCTTCGTGCAGATTTCCTTGGCCTTGAAGGGGCCGATGCCATGAATGTAGGTCAACGCGATCTCCACGCGCTTCTGCGCGGGGATGTTGACGCCAGCGATACGCGCCACGCCTGCTCTCCTCGATATCTCAACGGCAGCCCTCATGGGCCGCCTACACACCGATTGATCCCCGATCCGGACGCCCAGGCCCGAAGGCCGGAAGGCAAAACACGGATACGGGACGCACAATGTCTCCCGCCGGGCCGGTTGGGCCGCGGGAGGGTGCGACTATAGAAAAAGCCGGAAATCTGTCAAGGCCGTTCTGCGGCGTTACCGTGCTTTTCCCGGTGCCAGCCCATTGTGGGGAGCATGCCCGCGGTTGACAAGCCGGACGGCAGAACTTGAGATGAACGGCCCGCCCCGAACGGAACAATCCGAACGGCACATATCAGAAGGCAGACCCATGACCCGCAAAGTCATCCCCTTCCGGCGCTTCCGCCTGACCAAGATCGTCGCCACGCTGGGGCCGGCCACCGCCACGCCGGAGAAGATCCGCGCGCTGTTCGAGGCGGGCGTGGACGTCTTCCGCCTGAACTTCAGCCACGGCACGCACGAGGACCATGGGCAGCGCCTCGCCACGCTGCGCGCGCTGGAGGCGGAACTCGACCACCCCATCGCGGTGATGGCCGACCTGCAGGGGCCGAAGCTGCGGCTCGGCACCTTCGCCGATGGTCCGGTCACCGTCGGGCCGGGGCACCGCATCCGGCTCGACCTCTCCACCGAGCCGGGCGACGCGACCCGCGTCGGCCTGCCCCATCCGGAGATCTTCGCCGCGCTGGAACCGGAGGCGGAGTTGCTGGTGGACGACGGCAAGGTGCGCCTGCGCGTCGTCGGTTGCAGCCCGGACCACGCCGACTGCGTCGTGCTGTCCGGCAGCCGCCTGTCCGACCGCAAGGGCGTGAACGTGCCGGGCGTCGTCCTGCCGCTGTCGCCGCTGACCCCGAAGGATCACGAGGATCTGGCCTTCGCGCTCGACCAGGGTGTGGACTGGGTGGCCCTGTCCTTCGTGCAGCGGCCGGAGGACGTGGCGGAGGCCCGCAAGCTGGTCGCCGGGCGGGCCGCCCTGCTGTCGAAGATGGAGAAGCCGCAGGCCATCCAGCATCTGGAGCGGATCGTCGAGCTGTCGGACGGCGTCATGGTCGCCCGCGGCGACCTCGGCGTGGAGATGCCGGCGGAGGATGTGCCGAGCATCCAGAAGCGCATCATCCGCGAATCGCGCAAGGCCGGAAAGCCGGTGATCGTCGCCACCCAGATGCTGGAGTCGATGATCGGCGCCCCCGCCCCGACCCGCGCCGAGGCGTCGGACGTGGCGACCGCGGTCTATGACGGGGCGGACGCGGTGATGCTGTCGGCGGAGACCGCGGCGGGCACCTATCCCATCGAGGCGGTGTCGATGATGGACCGCATCGCCCGCCGGGTCGAGCAGGACCCGCTCTACCGCACCATCACCGACGCCCAGCATCCCGACCCGCAGCAGACCTCCACCGACGCCGTCACCGCGGCGGCGCGGCAGGTCGCCCACACCATCCAGGCGGCGGCCATCGTCACCTACACCACCAGCGGCTCCACCACCCTGCGCGCCGCCCGCGAGCGGCCGGAGGTGCCGATCATGTGCCTGACCTCCAGCCTGGAGACGGCGCGGCGGCTCCAGCTCGCCTACGGGGTGCACAGCGTGCATTCCGCCGACGTGGCCGACTTCAACGAGATGGTCCAGAAGGCGGCCCGCTGCGCCTTCGAAGATGGGCTGGCGGTGGAGGGCCAGCGGCTGGTCATCACCGCCGGCGTGCCCTTCGGCACCCCCGGCAACACCAACACCCTGCGCATCGCCTGGGTGGACGCGCAGTAGGGGGAAACCCTCAGGCCGGGGGGCGCTCCTTCGGTGCGACGCGGGGGAAGCGCAGGGTGAAGGCGGTGCCGCGGCCCGGCGCGCTGTCCAGCGCGATGCGGCCCTTCAGCCTGCGGGTGGCGATGTTGTAGACGATGTTCAGTCCCAACCCGCTGCCCCCGGCGCCGCGGCTGGTGGTGAAGAAGGGTTCGAACACCTTGCCGTGCAATTCGGGCGGGATGCCGCGCCCGTCATCGGCGTAGACCAGCTCCACCTCGTCGGCGCCCACCGCACGCACGGCGACGCGCAGCGTCCCGTGCTGCCCCGGCGGGTACCCGTGGATGATCGAGTTCATCACGAGGTTGGTCAGAACCTGGCTGAGCGCCCCCGGATAGCCGTCGATCAGCAGATCCGCCGGGCATTCCACCTCCACGCCGTGGGCTGCCCGCTTGATGCGGACGCCCAGGCTGCGCAGGACCTCGTCGATGTAGTCGCGCAGATCGAAGACGCGGCGCTCCTCGCTCGCCTGGTCCACGGCGATCTGCTTGAAGCTCTGGATGAGCTGGGCGGCGCGGTCGATGTTCAGCAGCATCAGCTGCGCCGCCTCCCCCGCCGTGTCGAGGAAGTCGGCGAAATCGGGCCGGCGCAGCGTTCCCGCCTCGAAATCACGCCGGATGAGGCGGGTGCGCTCCGCCATCAGCGAGGCCCCGGTCAGGGCGATGCCGATGGGGGTGTTGATCTCGTGCGCCACCCCCGCGACCAGCGACCCCAGCGCCGCCATCTTCTCCGACTGGATCAGATGGGCCTGCGCCTCCTTCAGATCGCGCAGGGCCCGCTCGGCCTCCTCCCGCGCGGCGTGGGCGCGCTCCTCCGCATAGACCCGCTCCGACACGTCGGTGTGCGAGCCGACGAGGCGGAACAGCTCGCCGTCCGGCCCCAGCACGCGGATGGCGCGGGTCAGCATATGGACCACCGTCCCGCGCTTGTGGCGGAAGCGCTGGATGAACTGGCACTCGTTCACCGCCCCGTTGATCAGGTCGCGGGCCATCCGCACCGACAGCTCGCGGTCCTCGGGCAGGATCAGTTCGGTCCAGCGGACGGCGGT
The window above is part of the Azospirillum sp. TSH58 genome. Proteins encoded here:
- the rpsK gene encoding 30S ribosomal protein S11, whose protein sequence is MAKPSAASQRLRRRERKNITAGVAHVNASFNNTMITITDAQGNTIAWSSSGTMGFKGSRKSTPYAAQVAAEDAGRKAQEHGMKTLEVEVKGPGSGRESALRALQSIGFQITSIRDVTPIPHNGVRPPKKRRV
- the rpsM gene encoding 30S ribosomal protein S13; the encoded protein is MARIAGVNIPAQKRVEIALTYIHGIGPFKAKEICTKLEIPAERRVNQLTDDEILKIRETIDADYRVEGDLRRSVAMNIKRLMDMACYRGLRHRKGLPVRGQRTHTNARTRKGPAKPIAGKKK
- the rplQ gene encoding 50S ribosomal protein L17, yielding MRHGVSGRKFSKTTSHRKAMFSNMANALIKHEQIKTTLPKAKDLRPIVERLITLGKKGGLANRRLAFAQLRDDAMVTKLFTVLADRYKDRQGGYSRVLKAGFRYGDAAAMGVIELVDRDVAAKGQDSGPVEIKDEVEAEG
- the pyk gene encoding pyruvate kinase, yielding MTRKVIPFRRFRLTKIVATLGPATATPEKIRALFEAGVDVFRLNFSHGTHEDHGQRLATLRALEAELDHPIAVMADLQGPKLRLGTFADGPVTVGPGHRIRLDLSTEPGDATRVGLPHPEIFAALEPEAELLVDDGKVRLRVVGCSPDHADCVVLSGSRLSDRKGVNVPGVVLPLSPLTPKDHEDLAFALDQGVDWVALSFVQRPEDVAEARKLVAGRAALLSKMEKPQAIQHLERIVELSDGVMVARGDLGVEMPAEDVPSIQKRIIRESRKAGKPVIVATQMLESMIGAPAPTRAEASDVATAVYDGADAVMLSAETAAGTYPIEAVSMMDRIARRVEQDPLYRTITDAQHPDPQQTSTDAVTAAARQVAHTIQAAAIVTYTTSGSTTLRAARERPEVPIMCLTSSLETARRLQLAYGVHSVHSADVADFNEMVQKAARCAFEDGLAVEGQRLVITAGVPFGTPGNTNTLRIAWVDAQ
- a CDS encoding DNA-directed RNA polymerase subunit alpha — encoded protein: MALQKNWQELIKPNKLDIQPGDDADRVATVVAEPLERGFGLTLGNALRRVLLSSLQGAAVTAIHIDGVLHEFSSIPGVREDVTDIVLNIKSMGLRMGGDGPKRMRLRAEGPGEVKAGMIETGADIQVMDPDLVICTLDSGARLNMELTVETGKGYVPASQNRPEDAPIGLIPVDALFSPVRKISYKVDNARVGQVTDYDRLSMVVETNGAVKPDDAVALAARILQDQLQLFINFEEPTHAVAEEKHEEVPFNKNLLRKVDELELSVRSANCLKNDNIVYIGDLVQKTEAEMLRTPNFGRKSLNEIKEVLAQMGLHLGMEIPNWPPENIEELAKRLEEPY